A stretch of the Ensifer sp. PDNC004 genome encodes the following:
- a CDS encoding SDR family oxidoreductase, with product MAVEKVAVVTAGGSGMGAESARRLAADGYKVAILSSSGKGEALAAELGGIGITGSNQSNDDLKRLVDAAMEKWGRIDVLVNSAGHGPRAQILEITDEQWHTGLDVYLMNVIRPVRLVTPIMQKQKAGAIINISTAWAFEPSPMFPTSAVFRAGLASYTKIFADTYAADNVRMNNVLPGWIDSLPATEERRDAVPMKRYGTSAEIAATVAFLASDGAAYITGQNLKVDGGLTRSV from the coding sequence ATGGCAGTAGAAAAAGTGGCCGTAGTCACCGCCGGCGGCTCAGGCATGGGCGCCGAGAGCGCCAGGCGCCTGGCCGCCGACGGCTACAAGGTCGCGATCCTCTCCTCCTCCGGCAAGGGCGAGGCGCTCGCCGCCGAGCTCGGCGGCATCGGCATCACCGGCTCCAACCAATCGAACGATGACCTGAAGCGTCTTGTCGATGCGGCCATGGAAAAATGGGGCCGGATCGACGTGCTGGTCAACAGCGCCGGCCATGGCCCGCGCGCCCAGATCCTCGAAATCACCGACGAGCAGTGGCACACCGGCCTCGACGTCTACCTGATGAACGTCATCCGCCCGGTCCGCCTCGTCACGCCGATCATGCAGAAGCAGAAGGCGGGCGCGATCATCAACATCTCCACCGCCTGGGCCTTCGAGCCGTCGCCGATGTTCCCGACCTCGGCCGTCTTTCGCGCCGGTCTTGCCTCCTACACCAAGATCTTCGCCGACACCTATGCGGCCGACAACGTGCGCATGAACAACGTTCTGCCCGGCTGGATCGACAGCCTGCCGGCGACCGAAGAGCGCCGCGATGCCGTGCCGATGAAGCGCTACGGCACCAGCGCCGAGATCGCCGCCACCGTCGCCTTCCTCGCCTCGGATGGTGCCGCCTACATCACCGGCCAGAACCTGAAGGTGGATGGCGGCCTGACGCGCTCCGTCTGA
- a CDS encoding glutathione S-transferase family protein, with translation MAEPFVVYGASGSGSVPIEAALSLLGVPYRVEDHAPWDGKQEADRLARINPLRQVPALVLPNGELMTESAAILIWLADAHPEGRLAPAVSDARRPAFLRWMTFVSAAIYALYWIADDPSRIAEREEDHATVKARVFDRVAHCWQRMGAELQPGKYLLGDELSVLDLYVATASRWSPGRRRFYEVAPKLADVIRRVDADPKLATLWAERFPFTQGWER, from the coding sequence TTGGCCGAACCCTTTGTCGTCTATGGAGCGTCAGGCTCCGGCTCCGTGCCGATCGAGGCGGCCCTCAGCCTGCTCGGCGTACCCTATCGCGTCGAGGATCACGCGCCCTGGGACGGAAAGCAGGAGGCGGACAGGCTGGCCCGCATCAATCCCCTGCGCCAGGTTCCGGCGCTCGTGCTCCCGAACGGCGAACTGATGACCGAAAGTGCCGCGATCCTGATCTGGCTCGCCGACGCCCACCCCGAGGGCCGCCTGGCCCCGGCCGTGAGCGACGCAAGGCGACCGGCTTTTCTCCGGTGGATGACCTTCGTATCCGCCGCCATCTACGCCCTCTATTGGATCGCCGACGACCCGTCCCGCATCGCCGAACGGGAAGAGGACCACGCCACTGTCAAGGCGCGCGTGTTCGACCGCGTCGCCCACTGCTGGCAGCGAATGGGCGCGGAGCTGCAACCGGGAAAATATCTTCTCGGCGACGAACTGTCGGTCCTCGACCTCTATGTCGCCACCGCCTCGCGCTGGTCTCCCGGCCGCCGCCGCTTCTACGAGGTCGCCCCGAAGCTCGCAGACGTCATCCGCCGCGTCGATGCCGACCCGAAGCTGGCCACCCTCTGGGCGGAACGCTTTCCTTTTACGCAGGGCTGGGAGCGCTGA
- a CDS encoding phenylacetate--CoA ligase family protein has product MSPVTAASPTLDRDLLLKTARERLLRSEWSRELLRSFQGGALQSALRHAVSASPYYRETIGDRLAQGAALKDLPVLTKRALMENFDRIVTDPRLSRQLVEGHLSGQSSGSLLLGEYRAVATGGTTGERGVAVFDPAAWLSAIANMVRFQAIVGIDETTRSVAIFASSPVHISYHIGVELRALRPPAPRFNVLMPIEEIVEGLNLNQPEVISTYPSFVRVLVGEQQAGRLRIRPRLFRTSAETLTEEVRELAAETWQASIADSYVCTEAGPMGHECLLGDGLHLAEDSFVFEVVDGDDRPVPDGVEGAKLLVTTLANRALPLVRYEISDIVAMATEPCRCGLPFWRIGSIAGRREETLRLPRRGGGTVNVHAHRLRSPLTGAAGVRQFQFVQLSGGLEIAIAVFEGADAAAVHAAVELGVRAALEAVEAEPAEFRVRVVDAIARSGGGAKQKLVVSGGD; this is encoded by the coding sequence ATGTCGCCAGTCACCGCCGCGTCTCCGACGCTCGATCGCGACCTTCTGCTGAAGACGGCACGGGAGCGTCTGCTGCGCTCGGAATGGTCGCGGGAGCTGTTGCGATCGTTTCAAGGCGGCGCGCTGCAATCCGCCCTTAGGCATGCGGTCAGTGCGTCACCCTACTATCGCGAAACCATTGGCGACCGCTTGGCGCAGGGGGCCGCACTCAAGGATCTGCCCGTGCTGACGAAGCGGGCGCTTATGGAGAATTTCGACCGGATCGTTACCGACCCGAGGCTGAGCCGGCAACTGGTCGAGGGGCATCTCAGCGGACAGTCTTCCGGCTCGCTTCTGCTTGGTGAATACAGAGCCGTTGCCACGGGCGGCACGACCGGCGAGCGTGGGGTCGCGGTATTCGATCCCGCAGCCTGGCTATCGGCCATCGCCAACATGGTGCGTTTCCAGGCGATCGTCGGCATCGACGAGACGACGCGCAGTGTTGCCATATTCGCCTCGTCGCCGGTCCATATTTCCTACCATATCGGCGTGGAGCTTCGGGCGTTGAGGCCCCCGGCGCCCCGGTTCAACGTGCTGATGCCCATCGAGGAGATCGTGGAGGGCCTCAACCTGAACCAGCCCGAGGTGATCTCGACCTATCCGTCCTTCGTGCGTGTCCTGGTGGGCGAGCAGCAGGCGGGGCGGCTGAGGATCAGGCCGCGGCTTTTCCGAACCAGCGCCGAGACGTTGACGGAGGAGGTGCGCGAGCTTGCGGCCGAAACCTGGCAGGCGTCCATCGCCGACAGCTATGTCTGCACCGAGGCGGGACCCATGGGCCACGAATGCTTGCTTGGCGACGGGCTGCATCTCGCCGAAGACAGCTTCGTCTTCGAGGTGGTGGACGGAGACGACCGCCCGGTACCCGACGGCGTGGAGGGCGCGAAGCTGCTGGTGACGACCCTTGCCAATCGCGCGCTGCCGCTGGTGCGCTACGAGATCTCCGACATCGTGGCGATGGCGACCGAGCCGTGCCGCTGCGGCCTGCCGTTCTGGCGGATCGGGTCGATTGCCGGGCGGAGGGAAGAGACGCTGCGGCTGCCCAGGCGTGGTGGCGGAACGGTCAATGTGCACGCCCACCGGCTTCGCTCGCCGCTGACGGGTGCGGCCGGGGTGCGGCAATTCCAGTTCGTGCAACTGTCTGGTGGTCTGGAAATCGCGATCGCCGTGTTTGAAGGCGCCGATGCGGCCGCCGTCCACGCTGCCGTCGAACTGGGCGTGCGTGCGGCACTCGAGGCGGTCGAAGCCGAACCCGCGGAGTTCCGTGTGCGGGTGGTGGATGCGATCGCGCGTTCGGGCGGCGGCGCGAAGCAAAAGCTGGTGGTCTCCGGCGGCGACTAG
- a CDS encoding molybdopterin cofactor-binding domain-containing protein has translation MSIFDRTNLSLSRRQLLIGASLTGAGLVISFRPQAAVAAGEPFSPNAFIRIPQEGKITFVMPSVEMGQGIYTAVAMMLAEELEVGLDQVVLEHAPADPKQYANPLLGDQITGGSFAIRGVYEQMRKAGAAARIMLIGAAARDWGVSPDACKAEAGHVVETAGSRRAAYGSLIAAAASEVVPQEVPLKPASSYRVIGKPVHRLDSPEKVNGTAKFGIDARPDGVSYAAIAICPHFNGKLRSVDEAPAMAIKGVSQVVRIEEAVAVVANNTGAARKGLAALSIEWDPGPSASVSQAELEHLMDAAIDGKALPHVSEGDVAKAEAEHGPVHEFVYRMPILTHSAMEPMNCTVHVRPDGCEVWVGTQIMSRARQAAADVTGLPVEKVVVHNHLLGGGFGRRLDVDGVILATKIAKQVKGPVKVTWSREEDIRHDCYRYLNYSKVTATLGADGMPVSWRHRVIGPSVMARWFPGFTKDGVDLDQMAGAETPYAIENRQTDFARQEAPDGMLTGNWRGVGATRNIPPVECGIDELAELAGIDPLEYRRRLLQHKPRLLGALDLAAEKAGWSTPLAKGRGRGIAVAEDFGSFAAMVAEVSLDGNGRFKTERIVCAVDCGQVINPDTVEAQIQSGVVYGLSAALYGRITVENGAVVEGNFDDAPVLRIHETPPIEVHIVPSAEAPGGIGEVGTPGVAPALLNAIFMATGKRLRTLPIDQGDLRRV, from the coding sequence ATGTCCATCTTCGACAGAACGAACCTTTCCTTATCGCGCCGCCAGCTTCTGATCGGCGCATCGCTGACCGGTGCGGGGCTGGTGATCAGCTTCAGGCCGCAGGCGGCCGTCGCAGCGGGCGAGCCCTTTTCGCCGAACGCCTTCATCCGCATTCCCCAGGAAGGCAAGATCACCTTCGTCATGCCCTCGGTGGAAATGGGGCAGGGCATCTATACGGCGGTCGCGATGATGCTTGCCGAAGAGCTGGAGGTCGGGCTCGACCAGGTGGTGCTGGAACATGCGCCGGCCGACCCCAAGCAATATGCCAATCCGCTGCTGGGCGACCAGATCACCGGCGGTTCCTTTGCGATCCGCGGTGTCTACGAGCAGATGCGCAAGGCGGGTGCTGCGGCCCGCATCATGCTCATCGGTGCTGCGGCGCGCGACTGGGGCGTTTCGCCCGACGCCTGCAAGGCCGAGGCGGGACATGTGGTCGAGACCGCCGGCAGCCGGCGCGCCGCCTATGGCAGCCTGATTGCGGCTGCGGCCTCTGAAGTCGTGCCGCAGGAGGTGCCGCTGAAGCCGGCGTCCAGCTACCGGGTGATCGGCAAGCCGGTGCATCGTCTCGACAGCCCGGAGAAGGTGAACGGCACGGCGAAATTCGGCATCGATGCCCGCCCGGATGGCGTCTCCTATGCGGCGATCGCGATCTGTCCGCACTTCAACGGCAAGCTGCGCTCAGTCGACGAGGCCCCGGCCATGGCGATCAAGGGCGTCAGTCAGGTGGTCCGCATCGAGGAGGCCGTCGCGGTCGTCGCCAACAATACCGGCGCTGCGCGGAAGGGGCTCGCGGCCCTTTCGATCGAATGGGATCCGGGGCCGAGCGCCTCGGTTTCGCAAGCCGAACTCGAGCACCTCATGGATGCGGCGATCGACGGCAAAGCCCTGCCGCATGTCAGCGAAGGCGATGTCGCCAAGGCCGAGGCCGAGCATGGGCCGGTGCACGAATTCGTCTACCGCATGCCGATCCTGACCCATTCCGCCATGGAGCCGATGAATTGCACCGTGCATGTGCGCCCCGATGGCTGCGAGGTCTGGGTGGGAACGCAGATCATGAGCCGGGCACGGCAGGCGGCGGCCGACGTGACCGGCCTGCCGGTCGAAAAGGTGGTGGTGCACAACCACTTGCTCGGCGGCGGCTTTGGCCGCAGGCTCGATGTCGACGGCGTGATCCTCGCGACGAAGATCGCCAAGCAGGTGAAGGGCCCGGTGAAAGTGACCTGGAGCCGGGAGGAGGACATCCGTCACGACTGCTATCGTTACCTCAACTACAGCAAGGTGACGGCGACGCTCGGGGCCGACGGCATGCCGGTCTCCTGGCGGCACCGGGTCATCGGCCCGTCGGTCATGGCGCGCTGGTTCCCGGGCTTTACCAAGGACGGTGTCGACCTCGACCAGATGGCGGGGGCCGAAACGCCCTATGCGATCGAAAACAGGCAGACCGATTTTGCCCGCCAAGAGGCGCCGGATGGCATGCTCACCGGCAACTGGCGTGGTGTCGGCGCCACCCGCAACATTCCCCCGGTCGAATGCGGAATCGACGAACTGGCGGAACTGGCGGGCATCGATCCGCTCGAATACCGGCGGCGGCTGCTGCAGCACAAGCCGCGGCTGCTCGGCGCGCTCGACCTTGCAGCCGAGAAGGCCGGCTGGTCGACCCCGCTTGCCAAGGGCAGGGGGCGGGGTATCGCGGTTGCCGAGGATTTCGGCAGCTTCGCGGCGATGGTCGCCGAAGTCAGCCTCGACGGGAACGGCAGGTTCAAGACCGAGCGTATCGTCTGCGCGGTCGATTGCGGCCAGGTGATCAACCCGGACACGGTCGAAGCACAGATCCAGAGCGGCGTCGTCTACGGCCTGAGTGCGGCACTTTACGGGCGCATCACCGTCGAAAACGGCGCGGTGGTCGAAGGGAATTTCGACGATGCGCCTGTCCTGCGCATTCACGAGACGCCGCCGATCGAGGTGCATATCGTGCCGAGCGCCGAGGCGCCCGGCGGCATCGGCGAAGTGGGCACGCCCGGCGTGGCGCCGGCGCTTCTGAACGCGATCTTCATGGCGACCGGCAAGCGGCTCAGAACCCTCCCGATCGACCAGGGCGACCTGAGGAGGGTGTGA
- a CDS encoding DUF3095 family protein, with amino-acid sequence MHNTGDAAPVRAYREFSRVLDPDVYVPLPDDWLIGITDVVNSTGAIRAGRYEDVNYVGASAIAAIGNARGDFDFPFVFRGDGAAFALAPGGEAMARSALRQLAALARDRFNLDLRVGLLTVRDVRDHGQDVRIARYAASEHATYAMFAGGGLKWAERQLKQGRYLLSPESHGSEPDLTGLACEWRPFPSRQGQILSLLAEPADDVTPERFAAVARAVIAVFDQGPRQSHPLPEEMGVPKDARVQVAPERWAGVAASSDFRKYDDGLRLTVDCTAEQIDRIEAILAAAKARGEVIFGLHRQSHALMTCLVPSARPDAHLHFLDGMDGGYAKAAEMMAPRECLSA; translated from the coding sequence ATGCACAACACTGGTGACGCTGCGCCCGTTCGCGCCTATCGCGAGTTTTCCCGCGTGCTTGATCCCGATGTCTACGTGCCGCTGCCGGACGACTGGCTGATCGGCATCACCGACGTCGTGAATTCCACCGGCGCGATCCGGGCCGGGCGCTATGAGGACGTCAACTATGTCGGCGCCTCGGCGATTGCCGCCATCGGCAACGCGCGCGGCGATTTCGACTTTCCCTTCGTGTTTCGCGGCGATGGCGCGGCCTTTGCGCTGGCGCCGGGCGGGGAGGCCATGGCGCGTTCGGCGCTGCGGCAGCTCGCGGCCTTGGCAAGGGACCGGTTTAACCTCGATTTGCGTGTCGGCCTGCTGACGGTCCGGGACGTCAGGGACCATGGCCAGGATGTGCGGATCGCCCGCTATGCCGCATCGGAGCATGCGACCTATGCGATGTTTGCCGGCGGCGGGCTCAAATGGGCGGAGCGGCAGCTGAAGCAGGGGCGCTACCTGCTGTCGCCGGAAAGCCACGGCAGCGAGCCGGATCTGACCGGCCTTGCGTGCGAATGGCGGCCGTTTCCAAGCCGGCAGGGGCAGATCCTGTCGCTGCTGGCAGAACCCGCCGACGACGTCACGCCCGAGCGCTTTGCCGCCGTTGCGCGCGCGGTGATCGCCGTCTTCGATCAGGGGCCGCGGCAGTCGCATCCTCTGCCGGAGGAAATGGGTGTGCCGAAGGACGCGCGGGTGCAGGTTGCGCCCGAGCGCTGGGCGGGCGTGGCTGCCAGTTCCGATTTTCGCAAATATGACGACGGACTGCGCCTGACGGTGGATTGCACTGCGGAGCAGATCGACCGCATCGAGGCGATCCTTGCGGCGGCCAAGGCGCGCGGCGAGGTCATCTTCGGGCTGCATCGGCAGAGCCACGCGCTGATGACCTGCCTTGTGCCGTCGGCGCGGCCGGATGCGCACTTGCATTTTCTCGACGGCATGGATGGCGGCTACGCCAAGGCCGCGGAAATGATGGCGCCGCGTGAATGCTTGAGCGCCTGA
- the greA gene encoding transcription elongation factor GreA, giving the protein MSVAFTKEESAETAAETLLPDRAVSPHPNLVTKAGLTALEAQMQEARVAYEAAATIDDVNEKRRQQAGPLRDVRYLSERLRTAQLMPEPASNEIVAFGSTVTFSRDDGRVQKYRIVGEDEADPKAGSISYVAPVARILMGKSVGDLVTVGDQELEVLAIS; this is encoded by the coding sequence TTGAGCGTTGCCTTCACCAAGGAAGAAAGTGCCGAAACCGCCGCCGAGACGCTGCTGCCGGACCGGGCGGTTTCGCCGCATCCGAACCTGGTGACAAAGGCGGGGCTGACGGCGCTGGAGGCGCAGATGCAGGAGGCGCGGGTCGCCTATGAAGCGGCAGCCACGATCGACGACGTGAACGAAAAGCGGCGGCAGCAGGCGGGACCCTTGCGGGACGTGCGCTATCTCTCCGAACGGCTGCGCACCGCACAGCTGATGCCCGAACCTGCCTCCAACGAGATCGTCGCCTTTGGCAGCACGGTGACCTTCAGCCGTGACGACGGGCGGGTGCAGAAGTACCGGATCGTCGGCGAGGACGAGGCGGATCCCAAGGCGGGGTCGATCTCCTATGTGGCGCCGGTGGCGCGCATTCTGATGGGCAAGTCGGTGGGCGATCTCGTCACTGTCGGCGACCAGGAACTCGAGGTCTTGGCGATTTCCTGA
- a CDS encoding Ohr family peroxiredoxin, producing MTEKLLFTGKTHNTSGRDGGTISQDGTLELKLTQPHPAAENLFGAAWSACYLGAIELAALQRKVKLPAGPQVDTEIDLNVNDGSYFLRARLNVRLDGLDRDVAHDIIHAAHDICPYSKAVRGNIDVETNLL from the coding sequence ATGACCGAGAAGCTCCTTTTCACCGGCAAGACCCACAACACCAGCGGCCGCGACGGCGGCACCATCAGCCAAGACGGCACTTTGGAACTCAAGCTCACCCAGCCGCATCCGGCGGCGGAAAACCTGTTCGGCGCCGCCTGGTCGGCCTGTTACCTGGGCGCGATCGAGCTTGCAGCGCTGCAGCGCAAGGTGAAGCTCCCGGCCGGGCCGCAGGTCGATACCGAGATCGATCTCAACGTCAACGACGGCTCCTATTTCCTGCGTGCCCGGCTGAACGTTCGCCTGGATGGTCTCGACCGCGACGTTGCGCACGACATCATCCACGCCGCCCATGATATCTGCCCTTACTCCAAGGCGGTGCGCGGCAACATCGACGTCGAGACCAATCTCCTCTGA
- a CDS encoding (2Fe-2S)-binding protein, with protein sequence MPYNLTVNGKSYAVDVDGDIPLLWVLRDAIGLTGTKFGCGIAMCGACTVHVDGQAARSCVMPVSEAAEKSITTIEAIGDTPEGKRVQQAWLDIDVVQCGYCQSGQIMSATALIAANPTPDDNDIDAVMAGNICRCGTYPRIRAAIKLAARG encoded by the coding sequence ATGCCTTACAACCTCACGGTCAATGGAAAGAGCTATGCCGTCGATGTGGACGGCGATATCCCTCTGCTCTGGGTCCTGCGCGACGCGATAGGGCTTACCGGAACCAAATTCGGCTGCGGCATCGCCATGTGCGGCGCCTGCACGGTGCATGTCGACGGGCAGGCGGCGCGCTCCTGCGTGATGCCGGTGTCCGAGGCGGCGGAGAAATCGATCACCACGATCGAGGCGATCGGCGACACGCCCGAGGGCAAACGGGTGCAGCAGGCCTGGCTCGACATCGACGTGGTGCAGTGCGGCTACTGTCAATCCGGGCAGATCATGTCGGCGACCGCGCTCATTGCCGCCAATCCCACGCCTGATGACAACGACATCGATGCGGTCATGGCCGGAAACATCTGTCGTTGCGGCACCTATCCGCGCATTCGTGCAGCCATCAAGCTTGCGGCGCGGGGGTGA
- a CDS encoding MarR family winged helix-turn-helix transcriptional regulator, with protein sequence MSTSKTAKDPGTASPKRGKKLSNFLCFAIYSANLAFGRAYKPLLDKLGLTYTQYVTLVALSEEDDQTVSTLGEKLFLESNTLTPILKKLEADGYLQRRRDPTDERQVRLTLTPAGQALVDADPGAALTDAIGLGDDFATVQQSVAKLRDNLLNAGQAGNRK encoded by the coding sequence ATGTCCACGTCCAAGACTGCCAAGGACCCCGGCACTGCATCGCCCAAGCGCGGCAAGAAGCTCTCGAACTTCCTGTGCTTTGCCATTTACTCGGCAAATCTTGCCTTCGGCCGTGCCTATAAGCCCCTGCTGGACAAGCTCGGCCTGACCTATACCCAATACGTCACCCTGGTGGCTCTGTCGGAGGAAGACGACCAGACGGTGAGCACGCTTGGCGAAAAGCTCTTTCTGGAATCGAACACGCTGACGCCGATCCTGAAGAAGCTCGAGGCTGACGGTTACCTTCAGCGTCGCCGCGATCCCACGGACGAACGCCAGGTGCGGCTGACGCTGACGCCGGCCGGCCAGGCGCTGGTGGATGCCGACCCGGGTGCTGCGCTGACCGACGCGATCGGCCTCGGCGACGACTTTGCGACGGTGCAGCAGTCGGTGGCAAAGCTGCGCGACAACCTGCTGAACGCCGGCCAGGCCGGAAACAGGAAATAG
- a CDS encoding sensor histidine kinase: protein MMVLGSFYRKTFDMDHSDTSAAAFFSRVIKLVLSFWAAEFFMTGGLWVVLGVNPVDYAPIKLVVSLVCVLITLMISHIVAMMRAKNIAAQVFVSAVLSILASTVATTVDYHLFTYVKPAIGIDYTIENVCYTLFYGISLFFGWSCFFIAYMYNLKVRAQERRLAITREEALTAKMQALYYQINPHFLFNTLNSIVGLIEEGASSQASRVVMSLSSFLRKTLEMDPLRDLALSEELALQSEYLAIEKERFSDRISVTLDIPQELRTALVPSLILQPLVENAVKHGLGCSSGDLKITISASQAENRLQLSVDNVSDAGEVLPMVKRSGLGVGLANVEERVKARFPEGGSLIAGPVSPAHFRVTVTMPLRAPVADRLADAAIDTAPVVTA, encoded by the coding sequence ATGATGGTGCTTGGAAGTTTCTACCGAAAAACCTTCGACATGGACCATTCGGATACGAGCGCCGCAGCGTTCTTTTCCCGGGTGATCAAGCTCGTGCTCTCTTTCTGGGCGGCCGAGTTTTTCATGACCGGCGGGCTCTGGGTGGTGCTGGGCGTCAATCCTGTCGACTACGCGCCGATCAAGCTGGTCGTGTCGCTGGTATGCGTGCTGATCACGCTGATGATTTCCCACATCGTGGCGATGATGCGGGCGAAAAACATCGCGGCCCAGGTTTTCGTGTCGGCGGTCCTGTCCATTCTGGCATCGACGGTCGCAACCACCGTCGACTATCACCTGTTCACCTATGTGAAGCCCGCCATCGGCATCGACTATACGATCGAGAACGTCTGCTACACGCTATTTTACGGCATCTCGCTGTTCTTCGGCTGGTCCTGCTTTTTCATCGCCTACATGTACAACCTGAAGGTCCGCGCGCAGGAGCGCCGGCTGGCGATCACGCGCGAAGAGGCGCTGACCGCGAAGATGCAGGCGCTCTACTACCAGATCAACCCGCACTTCCTGTTCAACACGCTGAACTCGATCGTCGGCCTGATCGAGGAGGGCGCGTCGTCGCAGGCGAGCCGGGTCGTGATGTCGCTGTCGTCGTTTCTGCGAAAGACGCTCGAGATGGACCCGCTGCGGGACCTGGCGCTTTCGGAAGAACTGGCGCTGCAATCGGAGTATCTGGCGATCGAGAAGGAGCGCTTCTCCGATCGCATCAGCGTCACGCTCGACATTCCGCAAGAGTTGAGGACGGCGCTGGTGCCGAGCCTGATCCTGCAGCCGCTCGTCGAGAATGCCGTGAAGCATGGGCTCGGGTGCTCTTCCGGCGATCTGAAGATCACGATCAGCGCATCGCAGGCGGAAAACCGGCTGCAGCTTTCGGTCGACAACGTGTCGGATGCCGGCGAGGTCTTACCGATGGTCAAACGGTCCGGGCTCGGCGTGGGGCTCGCCAACGTCGAAGAGCGCGTCAAGGCGCGCTTCCCCGAAGGCGGTTCGCTCATCGCCGGACCGGTCTCCCCGGCGCATTTCCGCGTGACCGTGACCATGCCTTTGAGAGCACCCGTTGCCGACCGGCTTGCCGATGCTGCCATCGACACCGCGCCGGTCGTGACGGCCTGA
- the gcvA gene encoding transcriptional regulator GcvA produces the protein MNDAPGKLPSLNGVKVFEVAARHLNFRLAAEELGVTQGAVAQQIRGLEAELGVKLFERLPRALALTGEGRAYIADVRRALEIIARATDGLKPQPVRLTISTTPSFASRWLIPRLPDFTARHPDLDLHILATDRMSSFQADGVDLAVRYGRPPFGPGLAVELLFEQEIVAVCSPMLLAGRPAPQTAEELAGYTLLHDAHNFWPEFIERHFGGSRQASFKGISFNQTSHAIEAATAGQGIVLANRDFVARDLAEGRLIRLFEASMTGPSDFYLVWPRYRKSLSLQTVIAWLSDEAKKERGGSADPNLADGAQSVNS, from the coding sequence ATGAATGACGCACCGGGAAAGCTCCCTTCGCTGAATGGCGTGAAAGTCTTCGAGGTGGCGGCGCGCCACCTGAACTTTCGCCTCGCCGCCGAGGAACTGGGCGTGACGCAAGGCGCAGTTGCCCAGCAGATCCGCGGGCTCGAGGCGGAGCTTGGGGTGAAGCTCTTCGAGCGGCTGCCGCGTGCGCTGGCGCTGACCGGCGAGGGGCGCGCCTATATCGCCGATGTCAGGCGGGCGCTCGAAATCATCGCGCGGGCGACCGACGGGCTGAAACCCCAGCCGGTGCGGCTGACGATCAGCACCACGCCGTCCTTCGCGTCGCGCTGGCTGATCCCGCGCCTGCCGGATTTCACCGCAAGGCATCCGGATCTCGACCTGCATATTCTGGCGACCGACCGCATGTCGAGCTTCCAGGCAGATGGCGTCGATCTCGCCGTGCGCTACGGGCGGCCACCCTTCGGGCCGGGGCTGGCGGTGGAACTGCTGTTCGAGCAGGAGATCGTCGCGGTCTGCAGCCCGATGCTGCTTGCCGGGCGGCCGGCACCGCAGACAGCCGAGGAACTGGCCGGTTATACGCTGCTGCACGACGCCCATAATTTCTGGCCGGAATTCATCGAGCGGCATTTCGGCGGCAGCCGGCAGGCCTCGTTCAAAGGCATCAGCTTCAACCAGACCTCGCACGCGATCGAGGCGGCGACGGCCGGCCAGGGCATCGTGCTCGCCAACCGCGATTTCGTTGCGCGCGATCTCGCCGAAGGGCGGCTCATCCGCCTGTTCGAGGCATCGATGACCGGGCCTTCGGACTTCTATCTGGTCTGGCCGCGCTACCGAAAGTCGCTCAGCCTGCAGACCGTGATCGCCTGGCTCAGCGATGAGGCGAAAAAGGAGCGGGGAGGCTCGGCGGACCCGAACCTTGCAGATGGAGCGCAGAGCGTGAATTCTTGA
- a CDS encoding putative immunity protein, which yields MHQDNAPPLLSEDNLRHITRWAILCAARALPVFEAVVPGDPRPREAIAAAAAFAEGGPRTAVLRKAAWAAQAAARAVDDPAAKAAARAAIAAAGAPYTHPIETPHQINHLLGPAAYAIQALSLGVDDEAAATEIELRQLIALASPEIRRIVGKLPGRKPSKGAFHALLYRLDTALRP from the coding sequence ATGCACCAGGATAACGCTCCACCGCTCCTGAGCGAAGACAACCTGCGCCACATCACCCGTTGGGCAATCCTCTGCGCCGCACGCGCGCTGCCGGTCTTCGAGGCCGTCGTGCCGGGTGATCCGCGACCGCGCGAGGCGATCGCCGCGGCTGCCGCCTTTGCCGAGGGCGGTCCGCGCACGGCCGTCTTGCGCAAGGCCGCCTGGGCCGCCCAGGCAGCGGCGCGCGCGGTTGACGATCCCGCCGCCAAGGCCGCCGCCCGCGCCGCCATTGCCGCGGCCGGTGCACCCTATACCCACCCGATCGAAACGCCGCACCAGATCAACCATCTGCTCGGACCCGCAGCCTACGCCATCCAGGCGCTCTCGCTTGGCGTGGATGACGAGGCAGCCGCCACCGAAATTGAACTCCGGCAGCTGATCGCGCTCGCATCACCGGAAATCCGGCGCATCGTCGGCAAGTTGCCGGGACGAAAGCCCAGCAAGGGCGCGTTTCACGCCCTGCTCTACCGGCTCGACACGGCCCTGCGTCCCTGA